A stretch of the Atribacterota bacterium genome encodes the following:
- a CDS encoding PKD domain-containing protein, which produces MTKKISKENKKIVLLLSIFILFAITLSGCNWFGEGILNVFDPKAQIRVNFTEIKFAEDEGTIDLEIYSINQVEFIGEGFGYKYYNDGVLIPDLTKTVGMAFYVAHSDSPGTPGDITEITDLPLYYQQVLDYVKMNPMITEITCTISLIGTDGAGHGISKSVTVEFPAIQPGVDFEPPTAEIDVIPDTTGTAPFSVIFDASKSKDDRGIASYSWDFGDGSTGSGVVVEHTYNNVGAYNVTLTVTDYFGNKGYAFESITVDYFTAINIIVVAVPASFASGGGDSTITAYVIDSVGEPVVGVNVIFSTEGGTLSNTVDVTDADGTATTALAVPPNSTDNNITIKVTAHVGSQSGSTTITVLK; this is translated from the coding sequence TTGACCAAAAAAATATCTAAAGAGAATAAGAAAATAGTCCTGTTATTATCAATTTTTATATTGTTTGCTATAACACTTTCCGGTTGTAACTGGTTTGGTGAAGGTATTTTAAATGTTTTTGACCCCAAAGCCCAGATAAGAGTTAATTTTACTGAAATAAAATTTGCTGAAGACGAAGGTACTATTGATTTGGAGATTTACTCTATTAACCAGGTGGAATTTATTGGAGAAGGTTTTGGCTATAAATATTATAATGATGGAGTATTGATTCCTGATTTAACAAAGACAGTTGGTATGGCATTTTATGTTGCCCACTCTGATTCTCCCGGGACTCCCGGAGATATAACTGAAATAACAGATTTGCCGTTATATTATCAGCAGGTGTTGGATTATGTTAAGATGAATCCAATGATTACAGAAATTACTTGCACAATTAGCTTAATTGGCACTGATGGTGCAGGGCATGGCATATCTAAATCAGTCACAGTAGAATTTCCGGCTATTCAGCCTGGTGTTGACTTTGAGCCTCCAACGGCTGAAATAGATGTAATTCCAGATACAACTGGCACAGCTCCGTTTAGTGTAATTTTTGATGCATCAAAATCCAAAGATGATAGGGGTATAGCCAGCTATAGTTGGGATTTTGGAGATGGTTCAACAGGAAGTGGAGTTGTTGTTGAGCATACCTATAATAATGTTGGTGCTTATAATGTAACACTTACCGTAACAGATTATTTTGGTAATAAAGGATATGCTTTTGAAAGTATTACAGTAGATTACTTTACTGCAATAAATATCATTGTTGTTGCAGTACCAGCATCCTTTGCTAGTGGTGGAGGAGATTCAACCATAACTGCCTATGTTATAGATTCTGTTGGTGAACCAGTAGTAGGCGTAAATGTAATATTCAGCACTGAAGGAGGAACCTTGTCTAACACAGTAGATGTTACCGATGCGGATGGTACTGCCACAACTGCGTTGGCAGTCCCGCCTAATTCTACTGATAATAATATAACTATTAAAGTAACTGCGCATGTTGGTAGTCAAAGTGGATCTACCACTATCACTGTGCTTAAATAA